The proteins below come from a single Aegilops tauschii subsp. strangulata cultivar AL8/78 chromosome 6, Aet v6.0, whole genome shotgun sequence genomic window:
- the LOC109785984 gene encoding E3 ubiquitin-protein ligase COP1, protein MGDSSVAPAGALVPSVPKPEHAPSAGDAAVQLQALAAAAADDECAGASPSSSPGEGEGAGAAAEGADAAGDRDLLCPICMALIKDAFLTACGHSFCYMCIVTHLNHKSDCPCCANYLTKAQLYPNFLLDKVVKKMSARQVAKTASPIDQFRHVVQQGNDMTVKELDSLMTLIAEKKRQMEQQESETNMQILLVFLHCLRKQKLEELNEIQTDLQYIKDDISSVERHRLDLYRTKERYSMRLRMLLDEPAASKMWPSPMDKPNSAFVPNSRAPPSTSSPGGLNNRRFDLRAPASHQGHQRRDALASSDPPNPPIQSGNVIARKRRVQAQFNELQEYYLQRRRTGAQSHRQEDVVAMNREGYHEGLEDFQSVLTTFTRYSRLRVIAELRHGDLFHSANIVSSIEFDRDDELFATAGVSKRIKVFEFSTVVNEPSDVHCPVVEMATRSKLSCLSWNKYSKNVIASSDYEGIVTVWDVQTRQSVMEYEEHEKRAWSVDFSRTEPKMLVSGSDDCKVKVWCTNQEASAINIDMKANICSVKYNPGSSYYVAVGSADHHIHYFDLRNPSAPLHVFGGHKKAVSYVKFLSNNELASASTDSTLRLWDVKDNCPLRTFRGHKNEKNFVGLSVNNEYIACGSETNEVFVYHKAISKPASSHRFLSTDLDDAEDDPGSYFISAVCWKSDSPTMLTANSQGTIKVLVLAP, encoded by the exons ATGGGCGACTCCTCGGTGGCCCCCGCCGGCGCGCTCGTGCCGTCGGTGCCCAAGCCGGAGCACGCACCGTCCGCGGGCGACGCGGCGGTCCAGCTCCAggccctggcggcggcggcggcggacgacgaGTGCGCGGGCgcctcgccgtcgtcgtcgccgggggagggggagggggcaggggcggcggcggagggggctgATGCGGCGGGGGACAGGGACCTGCTCTGCCCGATCTGCATGGCGCTCATCAAGGACGCCTTCCTCACCGCCTGCGGCCACAGCTTCTGCTACATGTGCATCGTCACGCACCTCAACCACAAGAGCGACTGCCCCTGCTGCGCCAACTACCTCACCAAGGCGCAGCTCTACCCCAACTTCCTCCTCGACAAG GTCGTGAAGAAAATGTCGGCCCGGCAAGTTGCAAAAACAGCATCTCCCATTGATCAATTCCGACATGTTGTGCAACAG GGAAACGACATGACAGTTAAAGAGCTAGACAGCCTTATGACTTTGATTGCTGAGAAGAAGAGGCAAATGGAACAACAAGAGTCAGAGACAAATATGCAAATATTGCTAGTCTTCTTGCACTGCCTTAGAAAGCAAAAGCTTGAAGAGTTGAATGAG ATTCAAACTGACCTGCAGTACATCAAAGATGATATAAGCAGTGTGGAGAGACATAGGTTAGATCTGTATCGAACAAAAGAAAGGTACTCCATGAGGCTGCGCATGCTTTTGGATGAACCTGCTGCATCAAAGATGTGGCCTTCGCCTATGGACAAACCTAATAGTGCCTTTGTTCCCAACTCTCGGGCACCACCTAGCACATCATCTCCAGGGGGTTTAAATAATAGGAGGTTTGATTTGAGAGCTCCAGCAAGCCATCAAGGACATCAAAGAAGAGATGCCCTTGCTAGCTCAGACCCTCCCAATCCCCCTATACAGTCGGGTAATGTTATTGCTCGGAAGAGACGAGTTCAAGCGCAG TTTAACGAGCTTCAAGAATACTACCTGCAAAGACGGCGTACTGGAGCGCAGTCTCACAGGCAGGAGGATGTTGTTGCGATGAATAGAGAAGGTTATCATGAAGGTCTTGAAGATTTTCAGTCTGTGCTTACAACATTCACTCGATATAG TCGCTTACGTGTAATTGCGGAACTTAGACATGGAGATCTGTTCCACTCAGCAAATATTGTATCCAG TATCGAATTTGATCGTGATGATGAGCTATTCGCTACTGCTGGAGTCTCGAAGCGTATTAAAGTCTTCGAATTTTCTACA GTTGTTAATGAGCCATCAGATGTCCACTGTCCAGTTGTTGAAATGGCTACCAGATCTAAACTGAGCTGCCTTAGCTGGAACAAGTACTCAAAAAATGTTATAGCAAGTAGTGATTATGAAGGCATAGTTACTGTTTGGGATGTTCAAACCCGCCAG AGTGTAATGGAGTATGAAGAGCATGAGAAAAGAGCATGGAGTGTTGATTTTTCACGTACAGAGCCCAAGATGCTAGTATCTGGTAGTGATGATTGCAAG GTCAAAGTGTGGTGCACAAATCAGGAAGCGAGTGCCATTAACATTGATATGAAGGCAAATATTTGCTCTGTTAAATATAATCCTGGATCGAGCTACTATGTCGCA GTCGGATCTGCTGATCACCATATTCATTATTTTGATTTACGAAATCCAAGTGCACCTCTCCATGTTTTTGGTGGGCACAAGAAAGCTGTTTCTTATGTGAAATTCTTATCTAATAATGAGCTTGCATCTGCATCGACCGATAGCACGTTACGGTTATGGGATGTCAAGGACAATTGCCCA CTAAGGACTTTCAGAGGGCACAAAAATGAGAAGAACTTCGTCGGACTATCTGTAAATAACGAATATATTGCTTGCGGGAGTGAAACAAATGAGGTTTTTGTTTACCACAAG GCTATCTCAAAACCTGCTTCCAGCCATCGGTTTCTATCCACGGACCTGGACGACGCAGAAGACGATCCCGGGTCTTATTTCATTAGCGCTGTCTGCTGGAAGAGCGACAGCCCTACTATGCTAACTGCTAACAGCCAGGGAACCATTAAAGTTCTTGTGCTCGCCCCTTGA
- the LOC109786013 gene encoding inositol diphosphatase DSP2 has protein sequence MKLEVSPRQRTQEAEQNEGLEAWKHPKQLCASLGYGEEEEEEVTRMVPPLNFGMVDDGVFRSGFPDAANFRFLASLNLRSVVYLCPEPYPEQNARFLGRSGIKLHHFGIQGRKEPFVGIPEEMIREALKVILDVRNHPVLIHCKRGKHRTGCVVGCLRKLQKWRLSSVFDEYLHFAAAKARKTDQRFMELFDTSSLVHLLASQC, from the exons ATGAAGCTGGAGGTGTCGCCGAGGCAGAGGACCCAAGAAGCAGAGCAGAACGAGGGCCTTGAGGCATGGAAGCACCCGAAGCAGCTCTGCGCTAGTCTGGGCtacggggaggaggaggaggaggaggtgacaCGGATGGTGCCGCCGCTCAACTTCGGCATGGTGGACGACGGCGTCTTCCGGTCGGGGTTCCCCGACGCGGCCAACTTCCGGTTCCTCGCGTCCCTCAACCTGCGCTCCGTCGT GTACCTGTGCCCGGAGCCGTACCCGGAGCAGAAcgcgcggttcctggggcgcagCGGGATCAAGCTCCACCACTTCGGAATCCAGGGCCGCAAG GAACCGTTTGTCGGCATCCCCGAAGAAATGATCCGCGAGGCGCTCAAAGTCATCCTTG ACGTAAGAAACCACCCGGTGCTCATCCACTGCAAGAGAGGCAAG CACCGTACCGGCTGCGTGGTGGGCTGCCTGAGGAAGCTGCAGAAGTGGCGCCTGTCCTCCGTCTTCGACGAGTATCTGCACTTCGCGGCGGCCAAGGCGAGGAAAACCGACCAGAGGTTCATGGAGCTCTTTGACACGTCAAGCTTGGTGCATCTCTTGGCCTCACAGTGTTGA
- the LOC109785994 gene encoding uncharacterized protein, with product MAPKRAAKKAAPPPPPPPPAASSEETDSRSRSEESDEDAESPPPAPTPAPKSTPAPPQEGEEEEESEEEEEEEESDEEPAHASPAAAATPKNKPPPPQQGGDSDSSDEEEEEEEEEEVPTKAAPLSALKKQPPPPPPRQSEESDASDEEEEEGESEEEAPPPPPKLAPKQAPEGRKPQAAAETKKPAAFSRIWSTDDEVRILEALAAHQKQHGTLPQPDALVDALAGKLDNRAYGSKELQGKVAALRRRYLLLSKKGELPSKEHDRRVLELSKMVWEGGDMASAATASAKVANGQEPKGFEEMCEMYPYLAEQVRQLDAANPGMFKRQFGMMDEEKARAMDEKIKKQRVAQMKVELRRHDLVREVTKAIIDLVD from the coding sequence ATGGCCCCCAAGCGCGCCGCGAAGAAGGCGGCACccccgcctccgcctccacctccGGCTGCCTCCTCCGAGGAGACCGACTCCCGCTCGCGCTCCGAGGAGTCGGACGAAGACGCCGAGTCCCCTCCCCCTGCCCCCACCCCGGCCCCCAAGAGCACGCCGGCGCCCCCGCAggaaggcgaggaggaggaggagtctgaagaggaagaggaggaggaggagtctgATGAGGAGCCCGCCCACGCGtccccggccgccgccgccacccccaaGAACAAGCCTCCTCCGCCGCAACAGGGAGGTGACTCCGATTCttccgacgaggaggaggaagaggaggaggaggaggaggtgcccaccaAGGCGGCCCCTCTCTCCGCCCTGAAGAAACAACCCCCGCCCCCACCGCCGCGGCAGAGCGAGGAATCGGACGCCTCCgacgaggaagaagaggagggtgagtccgaggaggaggcgccgccgccgccgccgaagcttGCTCCAAAGCAGGCGCCAGAGGGCCGGAAGCCCCAGGCAGCGGCCGAGACCAAGAAGCCGGCCGCTTTCAGCCGCATCTGGTCCACCGACGACGAGGTGCGTATCCTCGAGGCCCTCGCGGCTCACCAAAAGCAGCACGGCACGCTGCCGCAGCCCGACGCCCTCGTCGACGCCCTTGCAGGAAAGCTCGACAACCGTGCCTACGGCAGCAAGGAGCTCCAGGGGAAGGTCGCAGCCCTGAGGCGTCGGTACCTCCTTCTCAGCAAGAAGGGCGAGCTCCCGAGCAAGGAGCATGACCGCCGGGTGCTGGAACTTTCCAAGATGGTCTGGGAAGGTGGCGACATGGCCAGCGCCGCAACTGCCTCTGCGAAGGTGGCAAATGGCCAGGAGCCAAAGGGGTTCGAGGAGATGTGTGAGATGTATCCGTACCTGGCGGAGCAGGTGAGGCAGCTGGATGCGGCGAACCCGGGCATGTTCAAGAGGCAGTTCGGGATGATGGATGAGGAGAAGGCGCGCGCCATGGACGAGAAGATCAAGAAGCAGAGGGTGGCGCAGATGAAGGTGGAGCTGCGCCGCCACGACCTGGTAAGGGAGGTGACCAAGGCCATCATCGATCTGGTCGACTGA